The nucleotide sequence CGAGGAGCCCGACCTCCGCGCTCATGGGAGCCTTGTCGCCGATGAGCCGCTCCGCGACGAGCGCAACCCCGCCGAGGACCGCGACGCCGCCGGCGGCGAGGCCGACGCGCGCGCGACCGGCGCGCGCGAGGAGCGCCCCCGCGGGCGCCGCCTCGGCGGACGGGAGCCCCCGACGCTCGAGGTCGCGCGCGAACCGCGCGGCGGCCACCTCGGCTTCGAGCGCGAGGAGCGCCGCGAGCGCGCCGATGGACGCGGCAAGCCGCACGACGGGGGCGCGCGTTCCCGCAAGCGTCCCGGGTTCGCTGCTGAACCAGCGGATGCTCGTCGCGTCGAGCGAGAGCGCGACAAGGGTGACGACGGCGAACCACAGCGCGGGCTGGCGGCGCGGACCCCAGGCGGCGAGCGCGCCGACGGCGAGGGCCGCCGCGCCGAGGAACGCGAGCCGCCCGTCGGGGAAGAACCATAGGGGCATCGGGGCGCTCGCGAGGTCGAGCACCGTCGAGCCGAAGGCGGCGCCGATGATGCCGGCGGCAAAGAGCGCGACCCACGCGGCGCGGCGCGCGTGACGCTCGAGGAGGCTCATCGCCGGCCTCCCGCGAGGAGCGCGCTCAACGGCGAGCGGTCAGGCTCCCAGAGGAGCACGTCGACGCCGAGCGCGGCGAGCGAGCGTCGCTCGCCCGCTTCCTGGGCGGCGAGGAGCGCGCCCGAGGGCGTGTCCTCGACGGGCACGCGGGGGGCGACGAGGAGCGGCGGGGGCGGCCGACGCCTCCCGGTGGCCGCGAGGGCGCGGGCCCGCGCGAGCCCGGCGACAAGGCCCGGGTCGCGCCCGAGCGGCGCAAGGACGACGAGAAGGGGCTTCTCGCGCGCGAGGAAGCCTTCGGTAGCCGCGACGCCAACCTCGAGTCCCGAGGACGTCTCGCCGGGGCGCGCGGTGGCGAGCGCGCGCGAGACGCGCCGGCGCTGGCCGGAGCCCGACTCCGGATAGACGAGCGTGGGGGCGGGCGACCCGTAGAGCGTGAGACCGACGCGGTGACCCCGCTGGATGTAATGCGTCGCGATCGCTTCGGCCCCCTCGGCGAGGTGATCGAACGTGGACGCGAGCGAGGAGCCGGAGGCGGTGTGCGCGCCGGCATCGACGAAGATCCAGACGCTCTTCTTGCCTTCGGCCTCGTACTCGTTGACGACCAGGCTCATCTCGCGCGTGCTCGCGCGCGCCGTCGCCTTCCAGTTGATGATGCGGAGAGGATCGCCCGGCGCATAGGGCCTGAGCTCCCGGAAGTCGGTCGTGCGCGTGCCCCGCTCCGCGCGGTCGCCGTCCGGGAGGAGCCCCTGTCCCTGCATCGTGGGGGCGCGCACGCGGTCGACGGGCGTCGGCGCGGCGGTGGCGACCGCGACCTCGGTCTCGCGGCCCGCCTTCGCGAGCGCGCCCTCGGCGACCGCGGCGGGGTCGGGCGCAAACACCTCGCTCGGCGGGAGCGCGAATGCGCCGCGCCGGGGCAGGCGCGCGCTGAACGTCGCGTCGAGGATCCCGTCCGTGTGGACGCGGAAATTGGATCCAGTCTCCAGGACGAAGCCGTCCGGGAGCTTGTCGTGCACGGTCGCGACCGTGGCGCCGGCCACGGCGCCTTCGAGACGGACGCCGAGGATCGAGCCGCCGCGCGGCTCGCCCGCGCCGTCGACCGCGCGCTCGAGCCGGACCTCCGGGGCAAAGCGGCGCGAAAGCACGACGTGCGCGGCGAGGAGCGCGCCCAGGAGCAGGTGCACGTAGTTTCCAAGGGCGAGCCCGAGGCCGAGGAGCGTCGCCGCGGCGAAGGCGAGCGAGCGCCCCCACGGCAGGAGGCGGCCCACGTCACGACCCCTTCGCGCGCGGAACGGGCACGCTCGCGACGGCTTCCCGCACGACTTCGCTCGACGCTTCGCCCGCGAGCAGGTGCTCGACCTTGAGGATCGTGCGATGCGCGAGCGCCTCGACGGCGAACGCCTTCACGTCGTCGGGAACGACGAAGTCGCGGCCGGAGAGGAGCGCATGCGCCTTGCCGAGCTTGAAGAGGGCGAGTGATCCGCGCGGCGAAGGTCCCACGCGCACGCGCGGGTGCGCGCGCACCGCGCGCACGAGACGCGCGATGTAGAGCTCGACCTCGGAGGAGACATGCACGCCCTTCTCCACCGTCGCGAGGAGCTCGCGGAACGTGGGGAGATCGCAGGCGGGCGCGAGGTCGGTGGTGGGGTCGTCGCGTCCCCAGGAGGCGCGCCGGGCGAGGATCGCCGCCTCCTCCTCGTCGGTCTTCGGATAGCCCATCGAGAGCCGGATGAGGAATCGGTCCATCTGCGCCTCGGGAAGCGGATAGGTTCCCTCCTGCTCGATGGGATTCTGCGTCGCGAGCACGAAGAACGGCCGTCCCAGGGGCATCGATTCGCCGTCGATCGTGACCTGTCGCTCCTCCATGGATTCGAGGAGCGCGCTCTGCGTCTTCGGCGGAGCCCGGTTGATCTCGTCCGCGAGCAGGATGTTCGTGAACACCGGTCCGCGGTGCAGCTTGAATTGGCGGGACTCATTGTCCCAGATCTTCGTTCCCAGGATGTCCGTGGGGAGGATGTCGGGCGTGAACTGCACGCGGCGGAACTCCGCGCCGATGTTGCGCGCGAACGTCTTCACGAGAAGCGTCTTGCCGAGGCCGGGATAATCCTCCATGAGGACGTGGCCGCCCGCGAGCGCGCCGGCGACGAGCTTCTCGACGATGCGCTCCTTGCCGACGATGGTGCGCGTCATCCCGTCGACCAGGCGACGGAGCTGGGCGACCTCGCCCGCGTAGACGGCGTGGCTCTTTTCGAGGAACTCGTGGGACTTCATGGGATCACGGGGGTGGAGCGTGGCGTTTCGAGTCGGCGGACGATGGCGTCGACGGCCGCGCGGAGATCATCCTCGCGCGTCGTGCCGGCGCGCGCGACGGCCTCGCGCACCTCGCGCTCGAGGTCGGGCATGTCGCGCTCGGGGAGGGACGCGAATCGGGCGGCGCGGCGCGCCGCGGCGAGGACGCCTTCGAGGTCGCCGTCGGCGAGGAATTTCGCGAAGCTTGCCTCGATGGCCCGCGCCGCAGGGTCCGGAAGCAGGCGCTCCGTGCGCGCGTGGACGCGATGCCCGGGCGGTGGCCGCGCCGACGCCGGCGGAGCCTTGCCGGGCGCGAGGAGACCACGCCACGCGAAGGCGCCCGCAAGGATGCACGCGAAGCCCCAGTCGAGCAGCACCGCGTACGGAAACCGCGAGGCGACGACGACGTGGAAGGCGCCGAGCAGGGCGAGCGCGCCGAGGGCGACGAGGAATTCGCGTCCCGGAAGGGGAATGCGCGGGATCGGAATCCGCAACCGCCTTCGCGCGCCCGGGCGGCGCTTGGACAGCGCGCCGGCGGCATCGAGCGCGACATAGGCGCCGAGCGCGAGGAGCCCGGGACCGTCCGCGATGAGGCCGAAAAAGAAGAAGACGACGAGGAGCGCGGCCCACGAAGCGATGCGCCATCCCCACGCCATGCTGTCGCGCTCGCGGTGGACCGCGACGGAGTGTCCCACGAACCGAAGGAAGAAGAAGGCGGCAATAGGCGGCGCGGCGAGGTTCATCGGGAGGTAGCCGTACCGCGTGACGACGCCCGAATCCATGAGGGCCGCGAGGCCGAAGGCCGCCGCCCCGAGTCCGTGGAAAACCTGCCCCGCGCGCGGGCGGAGAAACGGCTCAAGCACGCGCCTCGGCCCCCTGGCGGGGCTTGATGTGGGCCTCGACGTCGGCGACCGCGCGCGCAAGCGCGAGGTACGTCGCGCGGTCCGCGGCGCGCTCGCCGTAGGCGACCACTTCGTAGATGCGCGTCGCCTCGAGGATGGCGGCGCCCGCCGCGGGGGCGCGGTCCGCGAGGCCGTCCGCGATCTCGCGGGCGGTGAGCGCGTCCCGCCCGCCGGGCAGGCTTTCCTGGGCTCGGACCCGCATCGACTGGTAGGCCTCCTTGATCTCGTCCTCGTACCGGACGATGCGGAGGCGTCGCGACGCGCGCGCGATGGCGCCCGCATGCTCGACCTCCGCCACGAGGTCGAGCGATTGCGGAGACTCGAAGGCGATCGCGAAGCGGGCGATGGCCCGCGCGTCGAGCACGCCTTCTGCGACGGCGTCGCCCGAAGCCACGATCCGCGCCCGCGCGCCCGCCGCCGGGATCCGCGCGTCGCGGGTCGCGGAGACGATGATCTCGAGCGCCTCGCCGATGCCCCACACGGGTGGCGCGCCGTCGGCGAGTCCAGGCAGCGTGAGACCGGCCGCGAGCGTGGTCGCGGAGGCGACGGGCGTCGGCGCGGCTTCGGCGACTTGCGTCGCGGGCGTCCGCGCGGCCGCGTTCCTGAGGCGCGGCCCGAAGCGGATGGCGGCCCATGCCGTCGCCGTGACGACGAGACCGAGGGTGACGAGGCCCGCGAGGCCCTGGACGAGATTCACCGCGGGAAGAAGGCCCCCCACGAGCGACCCGAGGAGGACTCCCGCGAAAGCGCCGGCGAGCGGGAAGAGGATGAACGGCAACCACGGACGGACGTCACGCACGGGGGACGCCTCCGGGGAGCTTGCCGCATGGATAGTACACGAGGAACAGGACCTGGGCCTCGCCGGAAAGGATGTGACGGTTCCACCGCAGCGACCATTCGCCAGGACCCGGCTTCTCGACGCTGGCCTCGACGCTCTCCGGGGCGGCGACGCCGCGGGGGGTCGGCGCCAACGAGACGTCGATCGAACCCGCCTCGCCTCCATCGGGCCGCACGACTTCGAGCGCGATCGAACCGGTGAAGCGGGTGAGGTTCACGATGCCGTGGATGACCGCCGCTCCGCCCTCGACGATGAACGGCGCGCTTCCAGGCGTCGCGAGCGGCGTGAAGCCCCAGACCTGGGCATAGACCGCTTCGGTCACGGCCGTGCGGTTGCAGCTCGGGCCGTCCGGATCCGGCATGACGGGGGGCAGCTCGATCGCGGGGCCGCGCTCATCCCCCGGGACGCCGCCGTCGACCTGGAGCGGAGGTTCCACGTCATCGATGTGCGTCTGGTTGATCGCGTTGAACGCGGGGAGGAGCGCGACGACGAGGAGGGCGGCGACGCCGAGTGGAACGAAGGAATTCGCGACCATCGCCTCCCGCCTATTCGCGTCGAAACCCCGTCCGTCGCGTTATATAGTTTGTCGATGCCCCCTTGAACGGAGAACGAGCACGCGACCGTCAGGGCCAAGCAGGGGCGCGCGCCGTATCGGGTCCGTGGACGTCGTCCTCGTCATCATCGGCGACGAGATCCTGACCGGGAGCACGGTCGATTCGAACGGCGGTTGGCTCGCCCAGCGGCTCGACGGGCTCGGTCATCGCGTCTCCCGCATCGTGGTCGTGGGCGACGACGTGGACGCGATCGGCGAGACCGTCGCGGACGCCCTCCGCCGCGCGCCCATCGTGATCACCACTGGCGGACTCGGCCCCACGCACGACGACCGCACCACCGAATCGCTCGCCCGCGCTTTCGGCCGCGCCCTCGTCGTCGATGCCGAAGGCCTCGCGACGCTCGAGAAGCGGTACCGCGAGCGCGGGCTCGAGCCCAACGAGGCGGCGCGACGCATGGTCACGGTCCCGGAGGGTTCGCTCATCCTGCGCAATCCGAAGGGCTCCGCGCTCGGCTACGTCCTTCGCGAGAACGATCGGCGCGTCCTCGTCCTGCCGGGCGTCCCCGCCGAGATGCGCGCCATCTTCGACTCCGCCGTCGCGGGCGTCATCCTCGGGGACGAGCGCGGAGACCGCATCGTGGTCGAAGCCGTCGTGTACCACCCGGAAAGCGCCTTCAGCGCCGAGCTCGGTCGCGTCGCGCAGGCCCACCCGGCCGTCGCGATAGGCTCCTATCCCAAGGCCGGAGAGAAACGGGTCGTCGTCCGCTTCCGCGGAGGAAAGGCCGAAGCCGAGCGCGCCCGCGACGAATTCCTCGCGGCGCTCGGGACGCTCGACGCGGAGCCGCGCGCCTGATCACGGCTTGGACGGCGCCGGGGCCGCGGTCGCCGCGGCCGGCGGGGCGGGCGCGTCGCGGGCCTTGCGCTTGAGCGCCCATTTGTAGTACGAGAGCGGATGGTTGACGTAGCGCCCGCTTCCGTCCTTGCGCTCCATGCGGCACCACTGATCCTCGTTGTAGCAGATGCCGTACGTCTTCATCGCCTGGCATCCCGGGGGCGAGTATTCGGTGCCGGAGGTGACGCCCGTGATGTGCTCGACCTGGTAGCGCGTGAGGTCCTCGCGGAAGTCGGGCGCGGTCGAGAAGAGCTTCATGATGTCCTCGCTCGTCATTCCGATCGCGTGGAGGAACGACGTGATCGCGAACCGCGACGTGTGGGCCGCGTTCTCGCCGCGCTGGAGCTGACCAAGGATGTATTTCATGCAGGGCGGCAGGAGCTGGAGATCGACCTCGCCGAACTGCTCCGTCTGCATCGCGTCCTTGCGCGTCTTCGCCTCCTCGACGACGGCGGCGAGCTCCTCGGCGAGGCTCTTCGCGACCTCGTCGCTCACAGGGCGCGGAAGCTCGCCCTCGATGCGGCGTCGAAGCGCCTCCTGGACGAGTCGAGATAGATCCTTCGCGTCGAGCGTCAGGACGCCCTTCGCGAGGGGGCGGTTGACGAGCTTCCATTCGGAGGCCTTGAGATGGACCGCGAGGCGCAGGTAGTCCGTGAAATGCAAGCGGTAGGCATCGCCCGCCGACTCGACCTCGAGGCCGACGTCGCGCGCGGCGGCGACGATGGCGGCCGTCGACTCCTCGCGCTCGAGAAACGATTTCACGCGCACGGCTTCCGCGAGGGCGTGGCGGCGGACGACGTAGGCGTCCTTCGTCAGCGACACGAGGATGCGCGCCACGCCGTACGAAAGGAGGTCCGTCATCGTCTCGGCGACCGGCGTCCCGCGCCCGAGGTTCGCGGGCGGAAGCGCTCCGTCGCGGAGCGCCGCGAGGACGCGGTCGCGCCCGGCCCGGCGCACGCGCGCCCACACCGCGTCGTTGAGCAGCTCCTCCAGCGACGGCCCTTCTTCCGCGACGTAGCGCGAGGCGTCGGGGAGGAACGGGTAGCGCGCGCAGTGGAGGACGTCCACGCGCGACCCATCGCGAGGCCGCCTTATGTGGCTTTGCCGGCCGCGCCCCGGGGACTCGTCGCCTGGATGACGTCCGAAAGGACCGCGGTCGCGGTCTCGCGCCCGCCCGCGCCCTTCCCCACGAGCGTGAAGGCGCCCGCGTGCTCCGTCGTGTAGCGGACGACGTTCAGGGTCCCGTTCACGTTCAGCTCGCTCGAGCGGGGGACGAGCTTCGGCGCGACCTCGGCGGGGCCGTCGAGCCCGACGCTCGCGACGAGCCGGATCGCGTATCCGCGCTCCCGCGCGAGCCGCATCGCGGCGCCCGACACCGACCGGATGCCGGTCGTCGCGACGTCCCCGAGGTGCAGGTTGCGACCGAGGACGTGGTTCGCGAGGATCACGACCTTTGCGGCCGCGTCGTGGCCGTCCACGTCCGCCGACGGATCGGCTTCCGCGTAGCCCAGCTCGCGCGCCTCGTCGAGCGCGGGCTCGAAGCCGAGACCCTCCTCCGCCATGCGCGTGAGGATGAAGTTCGACGTTCCGTTGAGAATGCCGTCGACGCGCGTCACGCGATTGCCTGGAAGGCAGCGATCGTGCAGGTTGAGCGTAGGGATGGCCCCCGCGACCGAGCCCTCGAAGAGGAAGGGAACGCCCTTCGCGCGGGCAAGCTCCGTGAGCTCGCGGTAAGCGACGACGAGGGGGCCCTTGTTCGCGGTGACGACGGGAATGCCCCGGCCGAGCGCTCGGCGCGTGATCTCGAGGCCGACGCCGCCCGTCGCGAGGTTCGTGGGCGTGAGGTCGACCACGAGGTCGCACGCCACGGAAGCCGCGAGGTCGGCCGCGGCGCCCGGCTTGCGCCGCGCGAGGACGTCCGCGCCGGGCGCGAGGCCCGCGGGATCGATCCAAGCGCCGGAGGACCGCACGATGGCGACGACGGAGGGGTCGATGCCGTGGATCGATCGCAGGCGATCCCGGTCGGACGCGAGGATCTGGTGGAACGCCTTCGCCACCGCGCCGTAGCCGAAAAGCGCGATGCGCACGCGCTTCATCGCGCCGCCTCCTCGATCGCCGGAACGACCACGAGTCCGCGCGCCCGCGCAAGGGCTTCGACGCGTTCACGGGCGTCGGCGAGCACGCGCGCGGAAGGCGATTGGAATTCGATCAATACGGCGGAGGGCTTGTCCTTGTGCTCGATCTCGGCGCGCACATGCCGCACGTCCGCGCCGGCCGTGAAGAGCGCGTCCGTGAAGTCGCCGAGCTGCGCGCGGAATACATGACCGACGAGCAGAAGGGCGTGCGACGTGCCCGCGGCGCGGCCCGACACCGTCGTGACCCGGACCTCCGCGGAGAGCGCCGCGGTGAGCGGCTCCACCGCCGGCTCCTCGACGTCGAGCGCGAGGCGCACGGGCACGAGGTCGCCGCGGGCGCGCTCCCGCTCGTGCACGATGCTCAGGATGTTGGCCCCGAAGCGCGCGACGATGCCGAGCACGAGGCCGAGCTGGCCCGGCTGGTCGCGCAGCTCCACGAGGTATTCGACCTTCATCGGAGGATCGCCTCCAGGGCTTCGAGCGTGGGATCGATCACGCGGGGTTCGGGCTTCCAAGCCGCCGCGTCCTTGAGGCCGTGTCCCGTCGCGACGAGAACGACCGATTCGTCCGCGGCGATCGCGCCCTGGGCCGCGAGCTTCCGCCAACCGGCAAGCGGCGCCGCGGAGGAGGGCTCGACGAAAAGGCCTTCGCGCGCCGCGAGGTCGCGCTGCGCCGCGAGGATCTCGTCGTCGGTCACCGTGAGCACCGCTCCCTTCGATTCGCGGAAGGCGGCCATCGCCTTCGTCGCGTTCACGGGATCGCCGATGCGGATCGCGGTCGCGACGGTCTCGGGCTTCGCGACGGCCGTGACCTCGGAAGCGCCCGCGGCGATCGCCCGCGCGATCGGGGCGGCGCCCTCGGCCTGCACGCCGACGAGGCGCGGGAGGCGGTCGATCATGTGGAGCGCCTTCAGCTCCTTGAGCGCCTTCCAGGCGGCGCTCACGTTCCCCGCATTGCCGACGGGGAACACCATGACGTCGGGCACGTTCCAGCCCATTGCCTCCACGACCTCGAAGGCGAGCGTCTTCTGGCCCTCGAGCCGGAGCGGATTGAGCGAGTTGACGAGGTACACGTCGCCCTTCGCCGCGAGGGCGGATACCATGCCCATCGCGTCGTCGAAGCTTCCGCGCACCGTCACGAGGCGCGCGCCGTGCGCGACCGCCTGCGCCACCTTGCCTTGCGCGACCTTGCCTTCGGGGAGGAGCACGATGCAGTTCAGCCCGGCGCGCGCGGCGTAGGCGGCCGCGGAGGCGCTCGTGTTGCCGGTGCTCGCGCACACGACGGCCTTCGCGCCCAACGCCTTCGCCCACGTCAGGCCGAGCGTCATTCCGCGGTCCTTGAACGACCCCGTCGGGTTCGCGCCCTCGAGCTTGACGGCGACCTTGTTTCCGCCTTCCTTCGATAGCGGCACGAGCGGCGTGGCGCCCTCGTTCAGCGTGACCCAGGGCGCGGCGTCCGGGAACGGCAGCATGGACGAGTAGCGCCACACGCCGCGGCCGGAAAGGAGCGACGGCTCGATCCACCACGCGCCGCGCGCCTCCAGGAGGCCGCCGCAGTCGCAGACGTAGCGCGTGAGCGTGACGGCGTGGACGCGGGCGCATTGCAGGCAGTGGAGCGCGAGGTCATGGGGCGGCAACGGGGAGCACCTCCCGCGCGGGCGGCGCCGCGAAGGCGTCGGCCGGGACGCCCGCTTCGCGGTACACGTCCGCGAGCGCCCTCGCGACCGATTCAGCCTGCGTCTTGAAGTCGCAGACGGCGAACATGGAGGGGCCCGACCCCGAGATGGCGAACCCGTGCGCGCCCGACGCGAGCGCGGCGGCGCGCGCCTCGGCGTGCCGGGGAATGAACGCCGCGCGGTGCGGCGCCGCGAGCGCGTCGTCCATCGCCGCGCCGAGCGCGACGACGTCGCCGCGGTGGCACGCGTCCACGACGCGCGCGACGCGCGCCATGTTCGCGACGACGGCCTCCATCGGGACGCTGCGCGGCACGACGGCGCGCATGCGGCGCGTTTCGAGCTTGACATGCGGCCGGACGACCGCGAGGTAAAGCGTCTGGGGCGGCTCGACGCGCACGACGTCGTCGCGGCCGGGGCAGACGAGCGCGAGCCCGCCGAAGAGCGCCGCCGAGACGTCGTCGCGGTGCGACCCGGAGACGGCGGCCTCGCCCGCGGCGGCTGCGGCGAGGAGGTCGGCGGCGCCGATCGCGTGGCGCTTGCCGTACGCAGCGAGAAAGGCCTTCGCGGCCGCGGCGGAGGAGGACGCCGAGGAGCCGAGGCCCGACCCGGGCGGCACGCCCTTCTCGACATGCACGTGGAGCGCGTCCTTCACGCCGAAGCGCCGGCGCAGGTGCTCGACCGCGACGGCCGCGCAGTTGCGGCGCCAGTCCGCGGGGATGTCCGCCGCGCCGATCCCGGACACGGTCACGCGGTCCTCGGCCGCCTCGGCGAGGCGCACGCTGTCGCCGCGGATCGCGAGCGCGAGGCTCATGACGTCGAAGCCGGGCCCGAAGTTGCCGACGGTCCCGGGAGCGTGCCCGGTCGCTTCCATGAGGAGAGCGGGTCACGACTGGTCGGGGTCGGGCTTCAAGATGTCGGAACGGGCGGCGCCTCGGGGGCCAAGGGAAGCTCCACATCCGCCGCGAGCAGGTAGAACTCCGCAAGCCCCGAGATGCCGCCGCCCGCGCCCGTCGCGTGGAACGTGTAGTCGCCGGGCCCTCGCGCGTCGGGACCCGTCGTTTCCCCCCAATGGCAGATGGGCTGGAGCGCGATGAAAACATCCGTGCACGGCTCCACGCCCTGAGGGCCCGTGACGGCGAAGGCATTCGCCGACGCAAGGACCGGCGCGTAGATGCCGACGAGCGCGCGCTCGATCGAGAGGTCGCGCATCGAGGCCACGTTGGCGCGCACGCCCCACCCGTCCTCGTACGCGTGCGCGCTCGCCGCCGAGCGGAACTCCGAGGAGGTGAGGAGGTACGCTTCGACGCCGCTCGTGATGCCGAGGATCTCGACGCCCTCGCCGCCCTGGAGGCGCCAGGCGAAGCGCTCGATGTCGCCCGCGGCGAAGAGGAGGAGGACGCGCTCGCCGACGATCGTGACGGGGGACCGGGGGTCGTTGAATCCGCTTCCCACGCCGACGCCTTGCCAATGGAAATCGCCGCGGTTTAGCGCGTCGTGCCGGACGGCGCCGAATCCCGCGTCGACGGCGACGCCATGCTGGCCGGGGAAGCCCGCATACGTGTTGGTGGACTGCCAGGAGCCATTGCCCGCGTAGCCGAAGGAAGCGGCGCCCACGGGCCCCCCCTTGCCCCACACGGAAGCCTCTCCGACGACCTCGGTGCCCGGCGTCGACAGGCGGATCGCGACCCAGCCCGGGCCCGCGAATTCGCCGCTCGCGAGCGTCGGGAGATCAGGGTCGTGGATCGCGAACGCAGGCGCGGCGAGGGCAGCGACAAGACAGAGGGCGAGCGCGGTGGAGCGGAGCATGGCGGAAGGCCTCCCGGCCTCAGGACGAAGGGCGGGGTCTTGGTCTTGCCGCGCAGCGTTCGGCGGCGGACCCGCGTGGGTACGGGTCAGCCCGGAAGCCGCACGTCGCCGAACGGGCACGTCTCCTCATCAGGTTGGCACGGCGCCGGCGTGGCCGCCCAGCCATGGAGCGCGTCCGCGCGGGGGGATACAGAAGGGGAAGGCCGTCTCAGCTCTCGATGCGCGGCGCGAGCAGGTACGTGACGTGCCCGTTGCCGCCCGCGATGTCGAACTCCATCCGCACGGGGTAGTCCGACCCGAGGTTGAGGTGCACGCCCTCGGACCCCTTCGCGGCCTTGACCATGTTGGAGAAGTAGTCGAGCGAGAAGAGCGACTTCACGCGCTCGTTCGTCTTGAGCTCCGGGAGCGTGGCCTTGTCGAGCTTGAGGTTCACCGTGTCGGTGTCGCCCTCCGCGAGAAGCTCGAAATGGTCCTTGTCCGCGATGAGCGCCACGTGGTCCGAAACGGCCTCCGAGGCGCGGATGCCGCGCTCGAGCTCGGAGGCGGCGACCGTGACCTGGCAGGGAAGATCGAGCTTCGGGACCTTCGGGTCCGTCATGCCCGAGGTGTCGACGAGCGACATGCGCCGCACGAGGTTGCCGATCTTGAGAACGAGGCGGTGGTTGTCCGCGTCGTACGTGACGTCGACGATGTCGTCCGAGGCGGCGAGCTTCAGCACCTCCTTGAACTTGTCCATGTCGATGCCGATCTCCATCTTGTCGGCCTCGAACTTCTCGAAGGCCGACTTGCGGATGGTGAGCTCGACCATCGCCACGTGCGCGGGGTCCACGGCCTTCAGGGAGATCCCGTCGGCGCTGATGTGGAACTTGGCCTCGTCCACCAGGGTCGAGGTGGCGTCGATGACGTTCTTCAGAACGTCGGCCTTCACGCGCGCGTGGAGCATGGACGCTTGAACGGGGGGCACGTTTTAAAAGCTTCTCCCAAGCGATCAGCCAGCCCCCGAAAAACCCCTCGAACACTTGCCGAAACGGACCCTTGTTTCCGATGGAGATCGGGCACCTTGAAGCGTCGCGGCGGCCGTCCCCGGCCATGCGCGTCGCGCTCGCCTGGGCGGGAGGTCTCGGAAGCGTCCTCGCGCTCGACGCGCTCCTCGACGCCGGCCACGACGTGACGCTCGTGAACGTCGTCGACGCGGCCTCGCGGCGCGACCCCGCGCGCGGCGCGCCCGACTTCCTTCTCGACGCGCAGATGGCGCTCACGGGCGCGCGCTTCGCGCAGACGCGGTTCGACGGCGGCGTGCAGGCAAAGTCTCGCGAACCCCCCGCGTTCGCGCCCGTGGTCGCGCTCGCCGCGCGCGCGTCGGGCGCGGAAGCGCTCGCTGTCGGCGGCGCGCTCGACGGAGCGTGGACGCGCGCCGCCCACGCCGCGGGGCTTGAACCGCTCGCGCCCGTCGCGGGCCTCGACGCGGCAAGCGCCCTCGCGCGCGCTCGTGAACGAGGACACCGAGCGTTCACGGTCGCGGTCGCGCAGCGCGCGGACGCGGCGCGCCTCGGCCGGTTCGTCGACGAGACGGATGGCGCGCCGCGGGCGGGCGACCGCACGCTCGTCGTCGCGAGCCCCCGATTCGCGCGGCGGCTCGACGTCGCGGCGGGCGAGGCGCGCGAGCACGGCGACGGGATGGCGCTCGACGTGACCTTGCGGGGATGCTGATCGGATCGGCGCCCGAAACCCGGATGCCCGTCGACGTGCCGGCCGTGCCCAGGACGAACTCTTGTGTCAACGATGGCGGCGGTAGGTTCGCGTCGCAAAATTCCGGGCCCGATCGAGCAACATCGAGGATGCTTGAGCGCGCGATCTGCAGCGCGATCGAAGGAGTCGGCGAGCCACCGAGCCCGGCCGCA is from Candidatus Thermoplasmatota archaeon and encodes:
- a CDS encoding DUF58 domain-containing protein, encoding MGRLLPWGRSLAFAAATLLGLGLALGNYVHLLLGALLAAHVVLSRRFAPEVRLERAVDGAGEPRGGSILGVRLEGAVAGATVATVHDKLPDGFVLETGSNFRVHTDGILDATFSARLPRRGAFALPPSEVFAPDPAAVAEGALAKAGRETEVAVATAAPTPVDRVRAPTMQGQGLLPDGDRAERGTRTTDFRELRPYAPGDPLRIINWKATARASTREMSLVVNEYEAEGKKSVWIFVDAGAHTASGSSLASTFDHLAEGAEAIATHYIQRGHRVGLTLYGSPAPTLVYPESGSGQRRRVSRALATARPGETSSGLEVGVAATEGFLAREKPLLVVLAPLGRDPGLVAGLARARALAATGRRRPPPPLLVAPRVPVEDTPSGALLAAQEAGERRSLAALGVDVLLWEPDRSPLSALLAGGRR
- a CDS encoding MoxR family ATPase — encoded protein: MKSHEFLEKSHAVYAGEVAQLRRLVDGMTRTIVGKERIVEKLVAGALAGGHVLMEDYPGLGKTLLVKTFARNIGAEFRRVQFTPDILPTDILGTKIWDNESRQFKLHRGPVFTNILLADEINRAPPKTQSALLESMEERQVTIDGESMPLGRPFFVLATQNPIEQEGTYPLPEAQMDRFLIRLSMGYPKTDEEEAAILARRASWGRDDPTTDLAPACDLPTFRELLATVEKGVHVSSEVELYIARLVRAVRAHPRVRVGPSPRGSLALFKLGKAHALLSGRDFVVPDDVKAFAVEALAHRTILKVEHLLAGEASSEVVREAVASVPVPRAKGS
- a CDS encoding DUF4129 domain-containing protein; amino-acid sequence: MRDVRPWLPFILFPLAGAFAGVLLGSLVGGLLPAVNLVQGLAGLVTLGLVVTATAWAAIRFGPRLRNAAARTPATQVAEAAPTPVASATTLAAGLTLPGLADGAPPVWGIGEALEIIVSATRDARIPAAGARARIVASGDAVAEGVLDARAIARFAIAFESPQSLDLVAEVEHAGAIARASRRLRIVRYEDEIKEAYQSMRVRAQESLPGGRDALTAREIADGLADRAPAAGAAILEATRIYEVVAYGERAADRATYLALARAVADVEAHIKPRQGAEARA
- a CDS encoding molybdopterin-binding protein; translated protein: MDVVLVIIGDEILTGSTVDSNGGWLAQRLDGLGHRVSRIVVVGDDVDAIGETVADALRRAPIVITTGGLGPTHDDRTTESLARAFGRALVVDAEGLATLEKRYRERGLEPNEAARRMVTVPEGSLILRNPKGSALGYVLRENDRRVLVLPGVPAEMRAIFDSAVAGVILGDERGDRIVVEAVVYHPESAFSAELGRVAQAHPAVAIGSYPKAGEKRVVVRFRGGKAEAERARDEFLAALGTLDAEPRA
- a CDS encoding DNA primase large subunit PriL, which translates into the protein MDVLHCARYPFLPDASRYVAEEGPSLEELLNDAVWARVRRAGRDRVLAALRDGALPPANLGRGTPVAETMTDLLSYGVARILVSLTKDAYVVRRHALAEAVRVKSFLEREESTAAIVAAARDVGLEVESAGDAYRLHFTDYLRLAVHLKASEWKLVNRPLAKGVLTLDAKDLSRLVQEALRRRIEGELPRPVSDEVAKSLAEELAAVVEEAKTRKDAMQTEQFGEVDLQLLPPCMKYILGQLQRGENAAHTSRFAITSFLHAIGMTSEDIMKLFSTAPDFREDLTRYQVEHITGVTSGTEYSPPGCQAMKTYGICYNEDQWCRMERKDGSGRYVNHPLSYYKWALKRKARDAPAPPAAATAAPAPSKP
- a CDS encoding homoserine dehydrogenase, translated to MKRVRIALFGYGAVAKAFHQILASDRDRLRSIHGIDPSVVAIVRSSGAWIDPAGLAPGADVLARRKPGAAADLAASVACDLVVDLTPTNLATGGVGLEITRRALGRGIPVVTANKGPLVVAYRELTELARAKGVPFLFEGSVAGAIPTLNLHDRCLPGNRVTRVDGILNGTSNFILTRMAEEGLGFEPALDEARELGYAEADPSADVDGHDAAAKVVILANHVLGRNLHLGDVATTGIRSVSGAAMRLARERGYAIRLVASVGLDGPAEVAPKLVPRSSELNVNGTLNVVRYTTEHAGAFTLVGKGAGGRETATAVLSDVIQATSPRGAAGKAT